A section of the Candidatus Baltobacteraceae bacterium genome encodes:
- the wecB gene encoding UDP-N-acetylglucosamine 2-epimerase (non-hydrolyzing), whose amino-acid sequence MQPKLKVMTVFGTRPDTIKMAPVVHALAAEPSIDDVVCVTAQHRQMLDDLLRLFAIEPDYDLDVMTEDQTLTDITTRVIAGMEPVLQDARPDVVLVHGDTTTSTSAALAAFYQHVEVGHVEAGLRTSDRWLPYPEEMNRRLTGTIASYHFAPTALAAEHLRAESVNGDDIIVTGNTVIDAFLETAQRKDLPPPPRWDELDPARPIVVITAHRRENHAHMPEMCEAMREIAELPMQPQLYWPVHPSPRVAPVAHEILGGVPGVVLVDPIDYAGMVVAVKGSTFVLTDSGGLQEEAPCLGKPVVVMRNETERPEGVEAGTLVLAGNRRKRILDAATRLLTDREEYAAMARAANPYGDGRAAGRIVAWLLARLRDGKYPAPYAP is encoded by the coding sequence ATGCAGCCCAAACTCAAGGTTATGACCGTGTTCGGAACGCGGCCCGACACGATCAAGATGGCGCCGGTCGTTCACGCGCTCGCCGCCGAGCCGTCGATCGACGATGTCGTCTGCGTTACCGCGCAGCACCGTCAAATGCTCGACGATCTGCTGCGGCTGTTTGCCATCGAGCCCGATTACGATCTCGACGTCATGACCGAAGATCAGACCCTGACCGACATTACGACGCGCGTGATCGCCGGCATGGAACCCGTGCTGCAAGACGCGCGGCCCGACGTCGTGCTCGTGCACGGCGACACGACGACCAGCACGTCGGCTGCGCTTGCCGCTTTCTACCAGCACGTCGAGGTCGGTCACGTCGAGGCGGGACTACGCACGAGCGATCGCTGGCTGCCGTATCCCGAAGAGATGAACCGGCGTCTCACCGGAACGATCGCGTCGTACCACTTCGCTCCGACGGCGCTCGCCGCCGAGCATTTGCGCGCCGAGAGCGTCAACGGCGACGACATCATCGTCACCGGCAACACGGTGATCGACGCGTTTTTGGAAACGGCGCAGCGCAAGGATTTGCCGCCGCCGCCGCGTTGGGACGAGCTCGATCCGGCGCGGCCGATCGTCGTCATCACCGCGCATCGCCGCGAAAACCACGCGCACATGCCCGAGATGTGCGAAGCGATGCGCGAGATCGCGGAGCTGCCGATGCAGCCGCAGCTCTACTGGCCGGTGCATCCGTCACCGCGCGTCGCGCCGGTGGCGCACGAGATTCTCGGCGGCGTTCCGGGGGTGGTATTGGTCGATCCCATCGATTACGCCGGCATGGTCGTGGCGGTAAAGGGCTCGACGTTCGTCCTGACCGATTCGGGCGGACTCCAAGAGGAAGCGCCGTGTCTTGGCAAGCCGGTCGTGGTCATGCGCAACGAAACCGAGCGGCCCGAAGGCGTTGAGGCCGGGACCCTGGTGCTCGCCGGAAACCGGCGCAAAAGGATCCTCGACGCGGCGACGCGTTTGTTAACCGATCGCGAGGAGTACGCGGCAATGGCGCGTGCCGCCAACCCTTACGGCGACGGACGCGCCGCCGGCCGCATCGTGGCGTGGCTGCTCGCGCGCCTGCGCGACGGCAAATACCCAGCCCCGTACGCCCCGTGA
- the atpB gene encoding F0F1 ATP synthase subunit A, with translation MQEHLGEHILWHLPVLGAVHADTIVTTWIVMILSLGFFAWIGASYRSAYQMKRQVVVEGVVNYIADLATSTLGERGEPYVPFFIALFVFIFLLNQFGMLPFKPLGLPFGGSPTADLNTTVPLAILVWLATWVLFFRSHLSHLFQPFPALVLINLIEEFSRPLTLAARLFFNIFVGELLFIIISSIIAQHIQIGPLNLSLAAAIFPFFIQFFNFFVGTVQAFVFTLLAIVYFSLAMGESH, from the coding sequence GTGCAGGAGCATCTCGGAGAACACATCCTTTGGCACCTTCCGGTGCTGGGGGCCGTGCATGCCGATACGATCGTGACGACGTGGATCGTCATGATCTTGTCGCTGGGATTCTTCGCGTGGATCGGCGCGAGCTACCGTTCCGCCTATCAGATGAAGCGTCAAGTCGTGGTCGAGGGCGTCGTGAACTACATCGCCGACCTCGCGACCAGCACGCTCGGCGAGCGCGGCGAGCCGTACGTGCCGTTCTTCATCGCGCTGTTCGTCTTCATTTTCTTGCTGAACCAGTTCGGGATGCTGCCGTTCAAGCCGCTGGGGCTGCCGTTCGGCGGATCGCCGACGGCCGACCTCAACACGACGGTTCCGCTGGCGATTCTGGTTTGGCTCGCGACGTGGGTGCTGTTCTTCCGTTCGCATCTGTCGCATTTGTTCCAGCCGTTCCCGGCGCTGGTGCTCATTAATCTCATCGAGGAGTTCTCGCGTCCGCTGACCCTCGCCGCACGCCTGTTCTTCAATATCTTCGTCGGCGAGCTGCTCTTCATTATCATCTCGTCGATTATCGCGCAGCACATTCAGATCGGGCCGCTCAATCTCTCGCTCGCGGCGGCGATCTTCCCGTTCTTCATTCAGTTTTTCAACTTCTTCGTCGGCACCGTGCAGGCGTTCGTCTTTACTCTCCTGGCCATCGTCTATTTCTCGTTGGCGATGGGCGAAAGTCATTAA
- the glyA gene encoding serine hydroxymethyltransferase: MDILSPTAIEAGDPEVFAAICDEERRQKQNLELIASENYASRAVREAMGCVMTNKYAEGYPGKRYYGGCEYVDVAENLAIDRLKQLFGAEHANVQPHAGAQANMAVFMAHLAPGDTVLGMSLAHGGHLTHGTKVSFSGKLYNAIAYGVRQDTELIDFDEMRALAREHKPKMIIAGASAYPRTMDFPPFREIADEIGATFMADVAHIAGLIATGLHPSAVPLADFVTSTTHKTLRGPRGGVIMCTQKWAQAIDKSVFPGIQGGPLMHTIAAKAVAFGEALRPDFKTYQQQVLDNARGMAEEFVRAGLRLVAGGTDTHLMLVDVSVKGLTGKAVEGYLDEIGITVNKNAIPFDKQKPMVASGIRIGTPAITSRGLGLDDCREVARIICDGLTDIEAREKIERLRDRVHELTARFEVP, translated from the coding sequence ATGGACATCCTCAGCCCCACCGCAATCGAAGCCGGCGATCCCGAAGTCTTCGCCGCAATCTGCGACGAGGAGCGGCGTCAAAAGCAAAATCTCGAGCTGATCGCTTCGGAGAACTACGCAAGCCGTGCGGTGCGCGAAGCGATGGGCTGCGTGATGACCAACAAGTATGCCGAAGGCTATCCGGGCAAGCGGTACTACGGCGGTTGCGAATACGTCGACGTCGCCGAGAATCTCGCAATCGATCGTCTCAAACAACTCTTCGGTGCCGAACACGCGAACGTTCAGCCGCACGCCGGCGCGCAAGCCAACATGGCCGTGTTCATGGCGCATCTCGCGCCGGGCGATACCGTGCTGGGCATGTCGCTCGCGCATGGCGGCCACCTGACGCACGGCACCAAAGTCAGCTTTTCGGGCAAACTGTATAACGCGATCGCGTACGGGGTCCGCCAAGACACCGAGCTCATCGACTTTGACGAAATGCGCGCGTTAGCGCGCGAGCACAAACCCAAGATGATCATCGCCGGCGCGAGCGCCTACCCGCGAACGATGGATTTCCCGCCGTTCCGCGAGATCGCCGACGAGATCGGTGCGACGTTCATGGCCGACGTCGCGCACATCGCCGGACTCATCGCGACCGGCTTGCATCCGTCAGCGGTTCCGCTCGCCGATTTCGTGACGTCGACCACGCACAAGACGCTGCGCGGACCGCGCGGCGGCGTCATCATGTGCACGCAGAAATGGGCGCAAGCGATCGACAAGAGCGTCTTCCCCGGAATTCAAGGCGGTCCACTGATGCACACGATCGCGGCCAAGGCCGTTGCGTTCGGCGAAGCGCTGCGGCCGGATTTCAAAACGTATCAGCAGCAGGTGCTCGACAACGCGCGCGGCATGGCCGAAGAGTTCGTGCGCGCCGGACTGCGCCTCGTTGCCGGCGGCACCGACACGCATCTCATGCTCGTCGACGTATCGGTCAAAGGTTTGACCGGCAAAGCCGTCGAGGGATATTTGGACGAGATCGGCATCACCGTCAACAAGAACGCCATCCCGTTCGACAAACAGAAGCCGATGGTTGCCAGCGGCATACGGATCGGCACGCCGGCGATTACCAGCCGCGGCCTCGGGTTAGACGACTGCCGCGAGGTCGCGCGCATCATTTGCGACGGACTCACCGACATCGAGGCGCGTGAAAAGATCGAGCGGCTGCGCGATCGCGTTCACGAGCTTACCGCTCGATTCGAGGTTCCCTAA
- a CDS encoding DUF1611 domain-containing protein, with amino-acid sequence MKRRYAILAPGRFAGDAKTAHGVIAYGADDVVAVIDAEYAGKTVADVLPHLRSTAPIVATVDRALEFKPTSLLIGTAPKGGALPDDWRQAVLDAIAAKLEIVSGLHDMLGDDDEFRAAAESAGVEIWDVRKPPDTPIFSGAVYDVVAPILLMVGNDCAVGKMTVALELVRAATEKGTKARFVPTGQTGIMIAGWGISVDRVISDFAPGATEQLVLYAAHEGADLIVVEGQGSINHPAYAPVTLALMTGSAPDGLVLVCDPTRTHIESFETPTLSYRDLIDIHERLLATIKPAKVIGIALNTRGLSDERAGEEIGRARRETGLPVDDVVRHLPYRFYDEIAPHIEKRSLLRIAPA; translated from the coding sequence GTGAAGCGCCGGTACGCCATTCTCGCGCCCGGACGTTTCGCCGGGGACGCGAAAACCGCGCACGGCGTCATTGCCTACGGTGCGGACGACGTCGTCGCGGTCATCGATGCCGAATACGCCGGCAAAACCGTCGCCGACGTACTGCCGCATCTGCGCAGCACCGCGCCGATCGTCGCGACGGTCGATCGGGCACTCGAGTTTAAACCGACCTCATTGCTCATAGGCACCGCGCCCAAGGGTGGCGCACTGCCGGACGATTGGCGTCAGGCCGTGCTCGACGCGATCGCGGCAAAACTGGAAATTGTGAGCGGCCTGCACGACATGCTCGGCGACGACGACGAGTTTCGAGCGGCAGCCGAGAGCGCCGGCGTGGAGATTTGGGACGTACGCAAACCGCCGGACACGCCGATCTTCAGCGGCGCCGTCTACGACGTAGTCGCGCCGATTCTCTTGATGGTGGGCAACGATTGCGCCGTCGGCAAAATGACGGTCGCACTCGAGCTCGTTCGCGCCGCAACGGAAAAGGGAACCAAAGCGCGCTTCGTGCCGACGGGACAGACCGGCATCATGATCGCGGGCTGGGGTATCTCGGTGGATCGCGTGATCTCGGATTTTGCTCCCGGCGCAACGGAGCAACTCGTGCTCTACGCCGCGCACGAAGGCGCCGATCTCATCGTCGTCGAGGGTCAGGGCTCGATCAACCATCCCGCGTACGCCCCGGTAACGCTGGCGCTGATGACCGGATCGGCGCCCGACGGGTTGGTGCTCGTTTGCGATCCGACGCGCACGCACATCGAATCGTTCGAAACGCCGACCTTGAGCTATCGCGACCTCATCGATATCCACGAAAGACTGCTTGCTACGATCAAGCCCGCAAAAGTGATCGGCATCGCGCTCAATACGCGCGGACTCTCCGACGAGCGCGCCGGCGAAGAGATCGGCCGCGCGCGGCGCGAAACGGGCCTCCCCGTCGATGACGTCGTGCGGCACCTACCCTATCGTTTTTACGACGAGATCGCGCCG
- a CDS encoding MraY family glycosyltransferase — MNAHSWAAAGTYAATFAISGVVAAFCTPLIVRLATHLGVMGNIAEEEYRHMHEVPTPRTGGIALFFGFAVALFAVLGFALASPYSLLPSVLGTHAQKIEILTDRFETVHQLVGLLFGSLLILGVGIWDDVMGMRPRSKLLAQIIVALASMLYGFVIPGITNPFDHNPATNWIEFPTWVGIVLTVLWYVGIMNAINFLDGLDGLLTGVAAIASIFLFVISVVHDNPVVALVVIALAGSALGFLPYNFNPARIFLGDAGSLFIGYVFATVSILGASKTAIAVSLIVPVLVLALPILDTAAVIVRRASAGKKITEGDRGHFHHQLIFRFGLNVRQAVFFIYAVCFVLGAMALALSGEFTHVFRHAS; from the coding sequence GTGAACGCGCACTCCTGGGCGGCGGCCGGAACGTACGCGGCAACGTTCGCGATCTCCGGCGTCGTCGCAGCCTTCTGCACGCCGTTGATCGTGCGGCTGGCGACCCACTTGGGCGTCATGGGCAACATCGCCGAGGAAGAATACCGCCACATGCACGAGGTTCCCACGCCTCGAACCGGCGGCATCGCGCTGTTCTTCGGCTTTGCCGTCGCGCTCTTCGCGGTGCTCGGCTTCGCGCTGGCGTCGCCGTACTCGCTGCTGCCGTCGGTGCTCGGAACGCACGCGCAGAAGATCGAAATTCTCACCGATCGATTCGAAACGGTGCACCAGCTCGTCGGCCTGCTCTTCGGCAGTTTGCTCATTCTCGGCGTCGGCATTTGGGACGACGTGATGGGCATGCGCCCGCGCAGTAAGCTGCTCGCCCAGATCATCGTCGCGCTGGCGTCGATGCTCTACGGCTTCGTCATTCCCGGCATCACCAATCCGTTCGATCACAATCCGGCGACCAACTGGATCGAGTTCCCAACGTGGGTGGGCATCGTGCTGACGGTGCTCTGGTACGTCGGCATTATGAACGCCATCAACTTTCTCGACGGCCTCGACGGCTTGCTGACCGGCGTCGCGGCAATCGCGAGCATCTTCCTCTTCGTGATCTCCGTCGTGCACGACAACCCAGTCGTCGCGCTGGTCGTCATCGCGCTGGCCGGCTCGGCACTCGGCTTTCTTCCATATAACTTCAATCCGGCGCGGATCTTTCTGGGCGACGCCGGCTCGCTCTTCATCGGCTACGTCTTCGCCACGGTTTCCATTCTCGGCGCAAGTAAGACCGCGATTGCGGTGAGCTTGATCGTACCGGTGCTCGTGCTGGCGCTGCCGATTCTCGACACGGCCGCGGTGATCGTGCGGCGCGCGTCCGCCGGCAAGAAGATTACCGAAGGCGATCGGGGCCACTTCCATCACCAGTTGATCTTCCGTTTCGGGCTCAACGTGCGCCAGGCGGTCTTCTTCATCTACGCCGTCTGCTTCGTGCTCGGCGCGATGGCGCTCGCGCTGTCGGGCGAGTTTACGCACGTGTTCCGTCACGCCAGCTAG
- a CDS encoding ATP synthase F0 subunit B — protein sequence MFLRLDGTFFVQLVNFAIFFALLNVLFLKPVGRAIAKRREYIKSVTADYDTYQGEANALRANDERLRADARRDAEQIVAKGRADASNATAELASQYGSQVQSVVEEAQRQVASELDAARAASQKTVGDLADMMADRALSEAAR from the coding sequence ATGTTCCTGCGGCTCGACGGCACGTTCTTCGTCCAACTCGTGAACTTCGCGATCTTCTTCGCGTTGCTCAACGTGCTGTTTTTGAAGCCCGTCGGCAGAGCGATCGCCAAACGGCGGGAGTACATCAAGAGCGTCACGGCCGACTACGATACGTACCAGGGCGAGGCCAACGCGCTGCGTGCCAACGACGAGCGTCTGCGTGCCGACGCGCGCCGTGACGCCGAGCAGATCGTCGCCAAAGGACGCGCCGACGCGTCCAACGCGACGGCCGAGCTGGCCTCGCAGTACGGCTCGCAGGTGCAGAGCGTCGTCGAGGAGGCGCAGCGGCAGGTTGCGTCCGAACTCGACGCCGCGCGGGCCGCGTCGCAGAAGACCGTCGGCGATCTCGCGGACATGATGGCGGATCGCGCGCTGAGCGAGGCGGCGCGATGA
- a CDS encoding ATP synthase F0 subunit B, which produces MNDAQLYVSIALWSQVVAAILFIAFLVWLWVKYLMPAVLAAQERQNKQIAEAERHRDEAKATLDLLRNQISGAERDAEAIKQRAVAHAKREYDANVAEAKEAGERALANAQGELARARASARDQLRREILDRALSQARQDAERRVDAPTNARLVSEFLGSLERV; this is translated from the coding sequence ATGAACGACGCGCAACTGTACGTCAGCATCGCGCTGTGGAGTCAGGTCGTTGCGGCCATCCTCTTCATCGCGTTTCTGGTGTGGCTCTGGGTGAAATACTTGATGCCGGCCGTTCTGGCCGCGCAAGAACGCCAGAATAAGCAAATCGCCGAGGCCGAGCGGCATCGCGACGAAGCCAAGGCAACCCTCGATCTGCTGCGCAACCAAATCAGCGGTGCGGAGCGCGACGCGGAGGCGATCAAACAGCGCGCGGTCGCGCACGCCAAGCGCGAGTACGACGCGAACGTCGCCGAAGCGAAGGAAGCCGGCGAACGCGCGTTGGCCAACGCGCAGGGCGAGCTGGCGCGCGCGCGTGCCTCCGCCCGCGATCAGCTGCGTCGCGAAATTCTGGATCGCGCGCTTTCACAAGCTCGTCAGGACGCCGAGCGCCGCGTCGACGCGCCGACGAACGCTCGTCTCGTCAGCGAGTTCCTCGGGTCGCTGGAGAGAGTGTAG
- the atpH gene encoding ATP synthase F1 subunit delta codes for MANETLARRYAAAIFSLAQAGNAVDRIGTDLDSVSSAIESDALAREFFVAPVIQRDAKERVITASFGGRIHEVALHSVLLLVRKRREALLPTIVSEYRKMELQARGEEPLTVTTARDLDFNELAAMVERLERLYGKKFDVKLVVDPKVIGGVRILMGDRRVDGTVSGRLENLARTLFANN; via the coding sequence GTGGCAAACGAAACGCTCGCGCGGCGGTATGCCGCCGCAATCTTCTCCCTGGCGCAAGCCGGCAACGCCGTCGATCGAATCGGCACCGATCTCGACAGCGTATCGTCCGCGATCGAGAGCGACGCGCTGGCGCGCGAGTTCTTCGTCGCCCCGGTCATACAGCGCGACGCCAAAGAGCGCGTCATCACCGCGAGCTTCGGCGGCCGCATCCACGAAGTGGCCCTCCACTCGGTGCTGCTGCTCGTTCGCAAGCGCCGCGAAGCGCTGCTGCCTACCATCGTGAGCGAGTATCGCAAGATGGAGCTGCAGGCGCGCGGCGAGGAGCCGCTGACGGTGACGACGGCTCGCGACCTCGACTTCAACGAGCTAGCGGCAATGGTCGAGCGCTTGGAACGTTTATATGGAAAGAAATTCGACGTGAAGCTCGTCGTCGATCCGAAGGTGATCGGCGGCGTGCGCATTCTCATGGGCGATCGCCGGGTCGACGGCACGGTGTCGGGGCGCCTGGAAAATCTCGCTAGAACCCTCTTTGCAAACAACTAG
- a CDS encoding cytidine/deoxycytidylate deaminase family protein, with product MRPGWDEYFMQIARTVGTRATCPRASVGCVLVRDHRILTTGYNGAPRGVAHCSEVGCTLVNDHCVRATHAEANAVVQGALHGVSLQDATAYCTHQPCVNCSKLLISAGVRKIVYETAYPDPIAGGLLAEAGVALLSYGMLEGTRP from the coding sequence ATGCGACCCGGTTGGGACGAGTATTTCATGCAAATCGCGCGCACCGTCGGAACACGCGCGACGTGTCCGCGCGCGTCGGTCGGCTGCGTGCTCGTGCGCGATCACCGCATTCTGACGACCGGCTATAACGGTGCGCCGCGCGGCGTGGCGCACTGCAGCGAGGTCGGGTGCACGCTGGTCAACGATCACTGCGTACGGGCGACCCATGCGGAAGCCAACGCGGTGGTACAGGGAGCGCTGCACGGCGTCAGCTTGCAAGATGCGACCGCGTATTGCACGCACCAGCCGTGCGTCAACTGCTCGAAACTGCTCATTAGCGCCGGCGTTCGCAAGATCGTCTACGAAACGGCATATCCCGATCCGATCGCCGGCGGGTTGCTTGCCGAAGCCGGCGTCGCGCTGCTCAGCTACGGCATGCTCGAGGGAACGCGCCCGTGA
- a CDS encoding dipeptide epimerase, with translation MSALSVSVSSLELPLVHPFKIARGEETVSRTALVRVRYGELEGLGEAAPVERYDESVESVIDYFATHALASDDPYNLEALLHDGIPPAARGGLDLALHDLIGKDLGKPLYALLGLDPSLTPVTSFTIGIADPETTIRKVAEVGDHPILKVKLGLGSVAEQVETMTLIRQRYRGIVRIDANEGWDVETAVEVLRELERFDIEFCEQPIPAGNPQGLRAVRERVSIPIVTDEDSMVASDLPQLYGCVDGVNVKLAKTGGIRGALAMIHTARAMGMKVMLGCMVESAIAATAAAHLSPLVDWADIDGPFLTARDPFAGITYDRGKIVLPDAPGLGVKETALT, from the coding sequence ATGTCAGCGCTTTCGGTTTCGGTTTCATCGCTGGAGCTGCCGCTCGTCCATCCGTTTAAGATCGCGCGCGGCGAAGAGACGGTCTCCCGCACGGCGCTGGTGCGCGTCAGATACGGCGAGCTCGAGGGATTGGGCGAAGCCGCGCCGGTCGAGCGCTACGACGAGTCGGTTGAAAGCGTCATCGACTACTTTGCGACGCACGCACTCGCGTCGGACGATCCGTATAACCTCGAAGCGCTGCTGCACGACGGCATTCCGCCCGCCGCGCGCGGCGGTCTGGACCTGGCGCTGCACGACCTGATCGGAAAAGACCTCGGTAAGCCGCTGTACGCGCTGCTCGGGCTCGATCCGTCGTTGACCCCGGTCACGTCGTTCACGATCGGCATCGCGGATCCCGAAACGACGATCCGCAAGGTTGCCGAAGTGGGCGATCATCCGATTCTCAAGGTGAAGCTCGGACTCGGCTCGGTTGCCGAGCAAGTCGAAACGATGACGCTGATTCGGCAGCGGTATCGCGGTATCGTTCGCATCGACGCCAACGAAGGTTGGGACGTCGAAACGGCGGTGGAGGTTTTGCGCGAGCTCGAGCGCTTCGACATTGAGTTCTGCGAGCAGCCGATTCCGGCCGGAAATCCGCAAGGCCTGCGCGCCGTTCGCGAGCGCGTATCGATCCCTATCGTTACCGATGAAGATTCGATGGTCGCAAGCGATCTGCCGCAGCTCTACGGTTGCGTCGACGGCGTCAACGTCAAGCTCGCCAAGACCGGCGGTATCCGCGGCGCACTTGCGATGATTCACACGGCGCGTGCGATGGGCATGAAGGTCATGCTCGGCTGCATGGTCGAGAGCGCGATCGCCGCAACCGCGGCCGCTCACCTCTCGCCGCTGGTCGATTGGGCCGACATCGACGGCCCGTTTTTGACCGCACGCGATCCGTTTGCCGGCATCACGTACGATCGCGGAAAGATCGTACTTCCCGATGCTCCCGGTTTAGGTGTGAAAGAAACGGCGCTGACGTGA
- the atpE gene encoding F0F1 ATP synthase subunit C yields MTPEALVASFTLLAFGIIVAGVAFGSAIGDGIVASKAVEAISRQPEARPNIMTFMFLGVGVLEAFPIIGLGLAFYMIFSLAPLGALMAKVTGH; encoded by the coding sequence TTGACACCTGAAGCGTTGGTAGCGTCGTTCACCCTCTTGGCCTTCGGCATCATCGTTGCCGGCGTCGCGTTCGGATCCGCCATCGGCGACGGCATCGTTGCCAGCAAAGCGGTTGAAGCGATTTCGCGCCAGCCCGAGGCGCGGCCGAATATCATGACGTTCATGTTCCTCGGCGTCGGCGTGCTGGAAGCGTTCCCGATCATCGGATTGGGTCTCGCGTTCTACATGATCTTCAGCCTCGCGCCGCTGGGCGCGTTGATGGCCAAGGTAACGGGACACTAA
- a CDS encoding Uma2 family endonuclease, which yields MSAMAIAFERYRISVEEYHRMVEAGVFQDDRRIELINGQLIETVAPIHPPHTYSTRQLVAAFFARFASRAAVYIQMPVTLPPNSEPEPDVALARQDAKNYVDRHPGPGDLYVVIEVADSTLLMDRRLKVPLYARAGVKELWLVNIPDDRIEVYRDPVGRRYQQIATAQRGDTIEMLAFPGETFAVDDILPPPQSL from the coding sequence ATGAGTGCAATGGCAATCGCGTTCGAACGGTACCGGATCAGCGTCGAGGAGTACCACCGCATGGTGGAGGCCGGCGTCTTTCAGGACGACCGCCGCATCGAGCTCATCAACGGGCAGCTGATCGAAACCGTGGCGCCGATTCACCCGCCGCACACGTACTCGACGCGGCAGCTCGTGGCGGCGTTCTTCGCCCGCTTCGCTTCTCGCGCGGCCGTTTACATTCAAATGCCGGTGACCCTACCGCCCAATTCCGAGCCCGAGCCCGATGTCGCGCTCGCGCGGCAGGATGCAAAGAACTACGTCGATCGTCACCCGGGGCCCGGCGATCTCTACGTCGTGATCGAAGTGGCCGACAGCACGCTGCTGATGGACCGGCGGCTAAAGGTGCCGCTCTACGCTCGGGCCGGCGTTAAGGAACTTTGGTTGGTCAATATTCCAGACGACCGAATCGAAGTTTATCGCGATCCCGTCGGGCGCCGATATCAGCAGATCGCCACCGCGCAGCGCGGCGATACGATCGAAATGCTCGCGTTCCCCGGCGAAACGTTCGCCGTCGACGACATTCTGCCGCCGCCCCAGTCTCTTTAG
- a CDS encoding TIM barrel protein, whose amino-acid sequence MKLAAASSALNRVIERGDLTQLEWVDLCAQELAADGIALDVRHFPRSDDEYLAQVKKMAADRGLTIAAISDAGFFGASNDRMPATLRIAVAVGAPLVAAPLAAETTWSWSEQLAALSTATSLAKTHNVTLAVRNAPGTFAATTHDCKRVAKETDSAWLRFGPEPRALDAASDPSALAANSVLLWSNVGDETERSVGDVIRGFAQFRGYLALDEPSGDASIAEMQSAMRSWRIALASIALNRT is encoded by the coding sequence GTGAAATTAGCCGCCGCCAGCAGCGCGCTCAATCGCGTCATCGAGCGCGGGGACCTCACCCAGTTGGAGTGGGTGGATCTGTGCGCGCAAGAGCTTGCGGCCGACGGTATCGCGCTCGACGTCCGGCACTTTCCCCGCAGCGACGACGAGTATCTCGCGCAGGTCAAGAAGATGGCAGCCGACCGCGGCCTCACGATCGCCGCAATATCCGACGCGGGGTTCTTCGGAGCGTCGAACGATCGCATGCCGGCGACCTTGCGGATTGCAGTCGCCGTCGGCGCGCCCCTGGTCGCGGCGCCGCTGGCCGCCGAAACGACCTGGTCGTGGAGCGAACAGCTCGCCGCTTTATCCACCGCGACGTCGCTTGCCAAAACGCATAACGTCACATTGGCCGTGCGCAACGCGCCGGGAACGTTCGCCGCAACGACGCACGATTGCAAACGCGTCGCCAAGGAAACCGATTCTGCGTGGCTGCGCTTCGGTCCGGAGCCGCGCGCGCTCGACGCGGCAAGCGATCCTTCAGCGCTCGCCGCGAACAGCGTGCTGTTGTGGAGCAACGTAGGTGACGAAACCGAACGATCCGTCGGCGACGTGATTCGCGGCTTCGCGCAGTTTCGCGGATACTTGGCCCTCGACGAGCCGTCGGGCGACGCGAGCATCGCCGAAATGCAAAGTGCGATGCGCTCGTGGCGCATCGCACTTGCTTCAATCGCGCTCAACCGCACGTAA